From a single Candidatus Defluviilinea gracilis genomic region:
- the lgt gene encoding prolipoprotein diacylglyceryl transferase — MINPIIFSIGNFSLHWYGVIVMAGVIVGALIAERELIRRGGNGDVIWDVLVGWVDIGPKMKFPFGAFQFGLPLGVLPVGIVGARLWYVMNATIGGNRIYMDNPSEILRVWNGGLHIFGGFLFGAIALFWLLRRYNVDRWLVLDSIGPAMLIGQGIGRLGNFVNQELYGPATTLPWGLKISTQYSYQTPIEMRDQPIDAVINYLETTRFHPTFAYEMLWNFAAAGFLLWLSRRYEKGLKPGTMFAGWLLLAGIGRAWIELFRPDQPKIGETGISYSMVVAALMAVAGAILLMIRYNAINFPGAENWEEEYQVDGQGAEAMAAGAITALPAMERETVKVKSVSRKKSKAETPPRKPKTTRKEK, encoded by the coding sequence ATGATTAACCCTATTATTTTTTCGATTGGTAATTTTTCCCTGCATTGGTACGGCGTGATCGTGATGGCGGGCGTGATCGTCGGAGCGCTAATTGCCGAGCGGGAATTGATCCGGCGCGGCGGCAATGGCGATGTGATCTGGGATGTGCTGGTAGGTTGGGTCGATATTGGACCCAAGATGAAGTTTCCGTTTGGCGCTTTCCAGTTCGGCTTGCCGCTGGGCGTGTTGCCGGTCGGTATCGTGGGCGCGCGGCTGTGGTATGTAATGAATGCCACGATTGGCGGTAACCGAATCTACATGGATAACCCTTCCGAGATCCTTCGGGTTTGGAATGGCGGTTTGCATATCTTTGGCGGTTTTCTTTTTGGCGCGATCGCATTATTTTGGCTGTTGCGCAGATACAACGTTGACCGTTGGCTGGTGTTGGATTCGATCGGTCCCGCCATGTTGATCGGGCAGGGCATTGGGCGGCTCGGCAATTTCGTCAACCAGGAGCTTTATGGTCCTGCCACCACGCTTCCGTGGGGGCTGAAGATCTCAACCCAATATTCCTATCAGACCCCGATTGAAATGCGCGATCAACCGATCGACGCGGTGATCAATTATCTGGAGACTACCCGCTTCCACCCAACGTTTGCCTACGAAATGCTCTGGAACTTTGCCGCGGCGGGATTCCTGTTATGGCTGTCTCGCCGCTATGAAAAGGGACTCAAGCCCGGAACAATGTTCGCCGGCTGGCTCCTGCTCGCCGGCATCGGTCGCGCGTGGATCGAACTTTTCCGCCCAGACCAGCCGAAGATTGGAGAGACGGGCATCAGCTATTCGATGGTGGTCGCCGCGCTGATGGCGGTTGCCGGGGCGATTCTGTTGATGATCCGTTATAACGCCATTAATTTCCCCGGCGCCGAAAACTGGGAGGAGGAGTATCAGGTCGATGGTCAAGGCGCGGAAGCGATGGCGGCTGGCGCGATTACTGCGCTACCGGCCATGGAACGTGAAACCGTAAAAGTTAAAAGTGTCAGCCGAAAAAAGTCGAAAGCAGAAACTCCGCCTCGTAAGCCAAAGACGACCCGCAAGGAGAAGTAA
- a CDS encoding sulfotransferase, translating into MHYNLRLFWRTFYRSFFASKNTPAPLNNKRIIFLTLFYLVWPLGSLFIWLCFWLDDIFFPGYKTHPIEKPLFIIGNMRSGSTFLHRLLSRDTATFTSLTTWDIYLTPSVTQKKFTQFVSRLDKKFGGYLHRALYAFDRRTLGQIKIHPISFFQPEEDENVLMHAWDSLWVTFLFPFMDEFPNYQHFDEALSPERKRKIMAFYKSMLQRHMYATGKKYYVAKAPAFSAKIETLIEFFPDARIIYLARNPLDMLPSTVSWINYSRGVFTGGFTKYQYLDEITDLTQHWYRYPLQYLDAHPSPRYLILNYDGLIQRPEQVIRGFYEQFGYPDKPGLDKIVDEAVKDTLAHRSDHTYSYEEMGFTREKIVEMYADIFERFGFDKREEETSIRRSQVVTVTSIE; encoded by the coding sequence ATGCACTACAACCTCCGCCTATTCTGGCGCACATTCTATCGTTCGTTCTTTGCTTCCAAAAATACGCCCGCCCCGCTCAATAACAAACGGATCATCTTCCTGACCCTGTTTTATCTGGTCTGGCCCCTCGGGTCGCTCTTCATCTGGCTCTGCTTCTGGCTCGATGACATCTTCTTCCCCGGCTACAAAACGCATCCGATCGAGAAGCCCCTTTTCATCATCGGCAATATGCGCAGCGGCTCTACCTTTTTGCACCGCCTGCTCTCGCGCGATACAGCCACATTCACCAGCCTCACCACATGGGATATTTACCTGACGCCGTCGGTCACACAGAAGAAGTTTACCCAGTTTGTTTCGAGGCTCGATAAAAAATTCGGCGGGTACCTCCACCGCGCGCTCTATGCGTTCGACCGCCGCACTCTGGGTCAGATCAAGATCCATCCCATTTCGTTCTTCCAGCCTGAAGAGGATGAAAACGTGTTGATGCATGCCTGGGATTCGCTGTGGGTTACTTTCCTCTTTCCCTTCATGGATGAGTTTCCCAACTACCAACACTTCGACGAAGCCCTGTCGCCCGAGCGCAAACGAAAGATCATGGCATTCTATAAATCCATGCTGCAACGACACATGTACGCCACCGGTAAAAAATACTACGTGGCAAAGGCTCCCGCATTCAGCGCCAAGATCGAAACGCTGATCGAGTTCTTCCCCGACGCGCGCATCATCTACCTCGCCCGCAACCCGCTCGACATGCTCCCCTCCACAGTGTCTTGGATCAACTACTCGCGCGGCGTATTCACCGGTGGATTCACAAAATATCAATATCTGGATGAAATCACCGACCTGACCCAACACTGGTATCGCTATCCGCTCCAATACCTCGACGCGCATCCCTCCCCCAGATATCTGATCCTCAATTACGACGGTCTGATTCAACGCCCCGAGCAGGTCATCCGCGGATTTTACGAACAATTTGGCTACCCCGATAAACCGGGGCTGGACAAGATCGTGGACGAAGCGGTAAAAGACACGCTCGCCCACCGCAGTGACCACACCTACTCCTACGAGGAGATGGGCTTCACTCGAGAGAAGATCGTCGAAATGTACGCGGACATCTTCGAACGTTTCGGCTTCGACAAGCGCGAAGAAGAAACGTCTATTCGGCGCTCGCAGGTTGTGACAGTCACATCGATCGAATAA